A stretch of the Thiohalospira halophila DSM 15071 genome encodes the following:
- a CDS encoding Y-family DNA polymerase, whose protein sequence is MQWLSLHLPELPLAAFARPPGAPPLALTAGRPPRVHSTDPAARAAGVRPGQPPATALALCPALRLRPRRPDREAATLEALAAWAGQYSDHVEVLPGAGLRLEVGGSIRLFGGLEALYRHARRGLAQLGHDAGTGLAPTPLASWWRALHGIAEPVEANREGAMQAAMESALAPLPIAGLGLGPEVETACRRLGLQRLGDLFALPGADLGRRLGPELPALLERALGKQADPRPRWQPPATFASRLPLPEPVSAAEALLFAARRLLGELAGWLRGRDAATAELTFHLHHERGEPTPLTLGTLQPVRDPDHLLGLLRERLEGFEPPAAVTELALAAGRTAPAPPEQADLFAAPAERPAWEPLVERLRARLGRAAVTGLEPVPDPRPERAWRATEPGAATGDSPATGPRPLWLLEAPRPLEQPPAVAGEPERIEAGWWDGADCARDYYTAREADGRRIWVYRDRRDGAWYLAGLFG, encoded by the coding sequence TCCACCTGCCGGAGCTCCCGCTGGCCGCCTTCGCCCGGCCACCGGGCGCCCCGCCCCTGGCGCTCACCGCCGGCCGGCCGCCGCGGGTCCACAGCACGGATCCTGCCGCCCGGGCCGCCGGCGTGCGCCCGGGCCAGCCGCCGGCCACCGCCCTCGCCCTCTGCCCCGCCCTGCGGCTGCGGCCGCGCCGCCCCGATCGGGAGGCGGCCACCCTGGAGGCCCTAGCCGCCTGGGCCGGGCAGTACAGCGACCACGTGGAGGTCCTCCCCGGCGCGGGGCTGCGCCTGGAGGTGGGGGGCAGCATCCGCCTCTTTGGCGGCCTGGAGGCTCTCTACCGCCACGCCCGCCGGGGCCTGGCCCAGCTGGGCCACGACGCCGGGACCGGCCTCGCCCCCACCCCGCTGGCCAGCTGGTGGCGGGCCCTGCACGGGATCGCGGAGCCGGTGGAGGCGAATCGGGAAGGGGCGATGCAGGCGGCGATGGAGTCGGCCCTGGCCCCCCTCCCCATCGCCGGGCTGGGTCTCGGGCCCGAGGTGGAGACCGCCTGCCGACGCCTGGGGCTGCAACGGCTGGGCGACCTGTTCGCCCTCCCCGGGGCCGATCTCGGTCGGCGCCTGGGGCCGGAGCTGCCGGCCCTGCTGGAGCGCGCCCTGGGGAAGCAGGCCGACCCGCGCCCGCGCTGGCAGCCACCGGCGACCTTCGCCAGCCGCCTACCGCTGCCCGAACCGGTGAGCGCCGCCGAGGCGCTGCTCTTCGCCGCCCGCCGGCTGCTGGGCGAGCTGGCCGGCTGGCTGCGCGGGCGGGATGCGGCTACCGCCGAACTCACCTTCCACCTCCACCACGAGCGGGGCGAGCCCACGCCGCTGACCCTGGGGACGCTGCAGCCGGTGCGCGACCCCGATCACCTCCTGGGGCTACTACGGGAGCGGCTGGAGGGCTTCGAGCCCCCGGCGGCGGTAACGGAGCTGGCCCTGGCGGCGGGGCGCACCGCCCCGGCCCCGCCGGAGCAGGCCGACCTCTTCGCCGCCCCGGCGGAACGGCCGGCCTGGGAGCCCCTGGTGGAGCGGCTGCGCGCCCGGCTGGGACGGGCCGCGGTGACGGGGCTGGAGCCGGTGCCCGACCCCCGCCCGGAGCGCGCCTGGCGGGCCACCGAACCGGGGGCGGCGACTGGCGATAGCCCGGCCACCGGCCCGCGCCCCCTCTGGCTGCTGGAGGCGCCCCGGCCCCTGGAGCAGCCGCCGGCGGTAGCCGGGGAGCCGGAGCGCATCGAGGCGGGCTGGTGGGACGGCGCCGATTGCGCCCGGGACTACTACACCGCCCGGGAGGCCGACGGCCGCCGGATCTGGGTCTACCGCGACCGCCGTGACGGCGCCTGGTATCTGGCGGGGCTGTTCGGTTGA
- a CDS encoding Na/Pi cotransporter family protein — MDIGAVLAFLGGVGLFLLGMRLMTDGLQVAAGRTLRAILAASTRSRLRGLFSGVAITAAVQSSSAVLFAVVGFVNAGLLNLAQSVGVVYGANLGTTLTSWIVALLGFNVDLRALALPAIALGMFLRVLSQKPRQRALGEAVAGFGIFFLGLDVLHDTMTAGDVAADWMAGSGEGIPALLLLMFLGIAMTVVMQSSSAALAVTLTAAGSGLIPLTTAAAMVIGANVGTTSTAVFASIGATAPARRVAAAHVAFNVVVAVAAFILLAPLLELSRLAAGALGLALQPATLLALFHTQTKLLGILLLWPATPALVRWLERRYRGTEAVAGQPRHLDHTLLETPGLALEVATLELARMGEQAHAAVRQAVNDEGGDEEPQLRTQRQAVTDLGLAIDDFVNRIRRDEAPAEVAEALPEVVRVTHYYQDMAERAVDMAHQRAAGGEPEDPELAAAIARLEAGAISELDGALAEPEAWPRKAVKRAFKTFDADYQEVKAAILRAGSEDREPVRRVVAALDRISALRRAVDQGLKAARYTRHLHRHRDQVLTPDPEDREGEGDEEPVR; from the coding sequence ATGGACATCGGCGCGGTACTCGCCTTCCTGGGCGGGGTGGGGCTCTTCCTGCTGGGCATGCGGCTGATGACCGACGGTCTGCAGGTCGCTGCCGGTCGCACCCTGCGCGCCATCCTGGCCGCCTCCACCCGCAGCCGCCTGCGGGGCCTCTTCTCCGGGGTCGCCATCACGGCGGCGGTGCAGTCCTCCAGCGCCGTCCTCTTCGCCGTGGTCGGCTTCGTCAACGCCGGCCTGCTCAACCTCGCCCAGTCGGTGGGGGTGGTCTACGGCGCCAACCTCGGGACCACGCTCACCTCCTGGATCGTCGCCCTGCTGGGCTTCAACGTGGACCTGCGCGCCCTGGCCCTGCCGGCCATCGCCCTGGGAATGTTCCTGCGCGTGCTGTCGCAGAAACCGCGTCAGCGCGCCCTGGGGGAGGCGGTGGCCGGCTTCGGGATCTTCTTCCTGGGGCTGGATGTCCTCCACGACACCATGACCGCGGGGGATGTCGCCGCGGACTGGATGGCCGGGTCCGGCGAGGGAATCCCGGCGCTGCTCCTGCTCATGTTCCTGGGTATCGCCATGACCGTGGTGATGCAGTCCTCCAGCGCGGCCCTGGCGGTGACCCTCACGGCCGCCGGTAGCGGCCTCATCCCGCTCACCACGGCCGCCGCCATGGTCATCGGCGCCAACGTCGGTACGACCTCCACCGCCGTCTTCGCCTCCATCGGCGCCACCGCACCGGCACGCCGGGTGGCCGCCGCCCACGTGGCCTTCAACGTGGTGGTGGCGGTGGCCGCCTTCATCCTGCTGGCGCCGCTGCTGGAGCTGTCCCGGCTGGCCGCCGGGGCCCTGGGGCTGGCCCTGCAGCCGGCGACCCTGCTGGCCCTCTTCCACACCCAGACCAAGCTGCTGGGGATCCTGCTGCTGTGGCCGGCCACGCCGGCGCTGGTCCGCTGGCTGGAGCGCCGCTATCGAGGCACGGAGGCCGTGGCCGGCCAGCCCCGCCACCTGGACCACACGCTGCTGGAGACGCCGGGTCTGGCCCTGGAGGTAGCCACCCTGGAGCTGGCACGCATGGGGGAGCAGGCCCACGCGGCCGTGCGCCAGGCAGTGAACGACGAGGGCGGGGACGAGGAGCCGCAGCTGCGCACCCAGCGGCAGGCGGTGACCGACCTGGGGTTGGCCATCGACGACTTCGTCAACCGGATCCGGCGGGACGAGGCCCCGGCCGAGGTGGCGGAGGCGCTGCCGGAGGTGGTCCGGGTCACCCACTACTACCAGGACATGGCCGAACGGGCCGTGGACATGGCCCATCAGCGCGCGGCCGGCGGCGAACCGGAGGATCCGGAACTTGCCGCCGCCATCGCGCGCCTGGAGGCGGGGGCCATCAGTGAACTGGATGGCGCCCTGGCCGAGCCGGAGGCCTGGCCGCGCAAGGCAGTCAAGCGCGCCTTCAAGACCTTCGATGCCGACTACCAGGAGGTCAAGGCGGCCATCCTGCGGGCCGGCAGCGAGGATCGCGAGCCGGTGCGCCGGGTGGTCGCCGCCCTGGACCGGATCAGTGCCCTGCGCCGCGCGGTGGATCAGGGGCTGAAGGCGGCGCGCTACACCCGACACCTCCACCGCCACCGCGATCAGGTCCTGACCCCGGATCCGGAGGATCGGGAGGGCGAGGGGGACGAGGAGCCGGTGCGCTGA